The proteins below come from a single Mya arenaria isolate MELC-2E11 chromosome 6, ASM2691426v1 genomic window:
- the LOC128236942 gene encoding uncharacterized protein LOC128236942, protein MMVFKVPRICRCVFLFALLAKCQGQWGMDGLMAPMMLGMMGGGNMFGNFGGGGGGQSQGGDLFGNFGGGGGAAPAVDPAPQTPDVNSAVHYIIGTESMPDEGLKQLVAQKGWPPKDATVMIEYVPHFQRIARATFAPHLAKIALETVKQAAPSGANATLAEQLKSQGKPTSVASAVKEMKQLTNELNNLVFQKAVEWADQYLTPQATGQQSQSNNGGMNMAFPFLMDGFGFGF, encoded by the exons ATGATGGTGTTTAAAGTTCCTAGGATTTGTAGATGTGTGTTCCTCTTTGCATTGTTggcaaaat gtcaaggtcagtggGGGATGGACGGGCTTATGGCACCCATGATGCTTGGAATGATGGGAGGCGGGAACATGTTTGGGAACTTCGGCGGGGGAGGCGGTGGCCAATCCCAGGGCGGGGACTTGTTTGGGAACTTCGGCGGTGGTGGAGGCGCGGCACCTGCTGTTGACCCGGCACCGCAGACACCTGACGTAAACAGCGCAGTCCATTACATCATTGGCACAGAATCAATGCCTGATGAAGGTCTCAAGCAGCTTGTTGCTCAGAAAGGATGGCCACCAAAGGACGCTACTGTCATGATCGAATATGTACCGCATTTCCAAAGAATCGCAAGAGCCACCTTTGCCCCCCATCTCGCCAAGATAGCGCTGGAAACAGTCAAACAAGCTGCACCCAGTGGCGCAAACGCCACCTTAGCGGAACAGCTGAAATCTCAAGGCAAACCTACGTCTGTGGCTAGCGCCGTTAAAGAAATGAAGCAGTTAACCAATGAACTTAACAACTTGGTGTTTCAGAAAGCCGTGGAGTGGGCCGATCAATACTTGACGCCACAGGCTACCGGGCAACAATCGCAGTCCAACAACGGAGGGATGAATATGGCGTTCCCTTTCTTGATGGACGGATTTGGGTTCGGCTTTTAG
- the LOC128237644 gene encoding sodium-dependent dopamine transporter-like has protein sequence MVHWFSFSRSGIYICNLVDWYSSGYCMCLGAALELLAVGWYYGADRFSEDMRLMFGYGAPVLLRVCRCIVAPLVLLVVFLMIAVGYKEVTYEHYRYPAYAVAIGNLLAVVPVMPIPICFVYGWVTVKGSLSQRFAQLMKPLDWRPSDQKLWKSYKQREVLPSEGLLDYARTCLVGRRRTKCQLTAV, from the exons ATGGTTCATTGGTTTTCTTTCAGTCGG TCGGGTATCTACATTTGTAACCTGGTAGACTGGTACAGCAGCGGCTACTGTATGTGCTTGGGGGCGGCGCTAGAACTGCTGGCTGTCGGCTGGTACTATG GTGCTGACCGGTTCAGCGAAGACATGAGGCTTATGTTTGGATACGGCGCACCGGTCCTGCTGCGGGTCTGCCGGTGTATCGTGGCGCCGCTCGTTCTCCTAGTCGTCTTCCTCATGATCGCCGTCGGCTACAAGGAAGTTACGTACGAGCACTATCGTTACCCGGCGTATGCCGTCGCCATAGGGAACCTGCTGGCCGTGGTTCCTGTCATGCCTATTCCAATCTGCTTCGTGTACGGATGGGTGACGGTGAAAGGGTCATTGTCGCAG AGATTTGCTCAGCTAATGAAGCCATTGGACTGGCGTCCCAGTGACCAGAAATTATGGAAGTCGTACAAGCAGCGAGAGGTCCTGCCGTCCGAAGGTCTGTTAGACTACGCGCGCACATGTCTGGTTGGGCGGCGGCGGACGAAATGCCAGCTGACGGCCGTTTAG